Below is a genomic region from Eupeodes corollae chromosome 1, idEupCoro1.1, whole genome shotgun sequence.
aaacctgaatcggggaatcgagttattggtgtgtgaTGTTTTActtgtgtgcgtgcgataagTTTTTTTCCCTCTTGTTTCttctaagcaaaaatactccctttaaatggagtatttttggttctatCTAAGCTGTATTTAATTTTGCGCTCGTCTTTGTGTTGAGatcattgttataaaatttgaaatttatttcaaagttattcacgtagcagtacgtacacaaataaaacccaaatatcatttcgattccatttgaattcgaacCCTTaattcagtgccaccatatacctacctggatcgaaatctcaattcgattcgatttctCGATCTCATCTTTTAACCAGGGtaagctatcattaaaaatttttgtcATCGAAAAAGTTTGTCTGATTGAAATGtcgattcaaaaacttttccggatcgatttcataATAGTTAcatataactggcgccttaggCGGGGTATgtagatttttagaaaactgaACCGACATAGAAAATCAAAGATTGAAAAACAACGATAAcacctttattattttgatattattttctgAAAGCTAGAAACCTGTTTTTCGATTaacgttcttaaaaaaatgttgcttcTGTCCAcagtctcaaaaaaaaaaggttttatatatTAATGTTTCTCCATTTTCGTATGTTATTGAGTACAGTTAATGGATGATTAAAcaccaaacatttttagtttatattttagtttttgaggaATTTCGAAACATTTGCATACATCTATTATACCATTTGTTAGTAAAGTAGTCTTTTCTTTGGACAGAAAGAGCCGTTTGCTTAATTTCGGAAGGtcagatttttatttctagGTGTTATGACTCTGGTCTTATAATAATCGAGGTATAAACGCAAGTAAGCGTTCAAAATAGTCTTCCTTTTTCCATtcaatttaattgtattattgtatttaaaattgtgtatttGTTATGCATTTATTATGGTTGCATTTCGGAAAGTATTCGGATTGGtctaaaaatgaagaaaatttagcTAGCCCAACATCATTAGAAGTAACCTACAAAGCAGAACTACTGGGTTTAACGAAAATTTATAAAGTAAGTGTTAAAGGTCTTAAATAAGAAACTGGtcacaaaaatttaactaaagtcAGGAATTCAATAACAAATCGAATATGAGTTTATCTAACTTATTGCCTAAAGACCAAAATATTACTATGGAAAGCAGTTGAGTTAGACTCTTTAAGTTGTAAGAAcaagagaaaacaattttagctaaaccaaatgatttaaaaaacaaaattttgattaaagacATTGTTAATTAACgccaaataataaatttaaataaaaaatttacaagcacTTAGATTTAAACCTTATTAAATTCACACTGAACTGCTTTATCAATTGCTAAAGACGATTAATCATATGCTTTACTTAATGTTTAAAGCTTGtgaattttgaaatgtgttgaaatttattctaaaatatgaaattggtaagccacttaattttattttatagaattttagcTAATCGATTGACTCTTGATGGTCAAGGACGCCTGATTTTGAGAGAGAATGGCAAAATAGTCCTTCCCTTCGAACACTTTGCTAATGCTGTAATGCTGAAACATATGTCCGGTCCTCATGGTTTGCATTTGAGTGTTGAAGCAACAATGAGGGCCGTTGTTGAATCGTACACAATTGGACGTGATAACTTTGGCATGGAAAAAGAGTTTATTGTAGAGGTGGTTCAATCCTGCCCGTCGCCAGCATGTCGTTATTATAAGACCCACTTGCCAATGCCACCAATTCCATTTATGGAACAACCTTTTGCAAGTGTTTCACCAGAATTCTTGCAACATATGCCGCCACCTCATTCTGTAGGTGGTGAAGTTGACTTGAGTAAAGGTCATAATAGCGCTCAAAAAGTTCCTCAATCTATTGCGCATATTTCGAAGCAAAATCTACAGACTCAAATAAAcaatcatcagcatcatcagcagcaattgcaacaacagcagcagcatcaacaacaacagcaacaacaacaacatcagcagcagcaacaacaacagcagcaacaacaacaacaacagcaacaacaacagcagcaacagcaacaacaacaacagcaacaacaacagcagcagcaacaacagatAACTGCTGCTATTATTCAACAACAGAATCGTGTAATGGCTCAACAGAGTCTGGAAAAATTTAGTAATCTTTCGTCGATTGAAAAACAACGAGTGCTACAGCAACTGGATAAAAAGCACTACGAACAGAACATACCCATTCCCGTTCCAGGAGGAAGTGTTGCTTTGCAGCAAGCTCAGGGTACGTTAATATGTTAGAGAAATttctttcgaaaaaattaagacattttttgtattgaattgtaaataaaatattgtttctatccctaaaaaaaaaacaggaaacaaCCCACATCATATTCCCAGCTCATCTCCACAtctaccaccaccaccatccCCATCAACAATTTCTTCACACACAGATcagaatcaaaaaaatattgatgttttacggtaagttttatgtttgtttattatattttttctttgttttccaaTCAGATTCTTTCATTCTATTTCTAGTTCCAATCTAGAGTCCTTAGAGTCGAATAAGGATTTATTAGCGTTGCACAATGGAGCATGGGGTGGACAAGATGTACGCGAAGGCCAAACAGTAGGGCAAGAAAAAATTGTTCGAGCCTTTTCTGAGTTAATGAAAAACATGTCTCGAATGAAATCATACATACGTCCTTCGATGTGCAAACCTTATGGCAAGCAGAGTGAGAGccttcaaaaaagtaagtacTCTGTAAAAATAATACTCTGCTTTATGATTTAGCTTTTCTGATTTTCTTTTGTTGCTCTTCTATTGAATTTTCCTTTACCCTTATAATAACATTTCTAATCTCATCTCCTATAAGCATAccctgtttttatattttattttatgttttgttgaaATGTTACTGGCTCttaaatttcaagaacttcTTGCATCGTTAGCCATTTAAAATTGGCTGTTCTTTCGCTGTCGAACCAGAAACTGTGAAACACAAGTCTTGTTCGATTTTCCAATCCagtcaataaaaatgttgtacTGCACTACTGAAGtgctccttttttaaaaactgaaaaattgatattgttaccgttcataaaaaaaaacaaatctttgttATCCAATTGATTCCACACCTTCAATTCCAAAAAACCTACCGAATTTTTCGGATTTTTATACTTTCTGCTTTTAAAGTAAAGTGTTTTTTGCACCATTTTAATACTtataatcaataaattaataaaaacaaaacacacacaagCCCTCTTGGATACCATCCAATTGGTTCAATCATTGAGAAACTGCCTACCTGCTCCTCATATTCCTGTCAGCTCATGGAAGAGTGAGGATCGCCATCGTAAGGACCCCGAAGGAGTTCGAGTTGAaagcaattaatttatattttcaattcaatattttaagtaatttatttaaaggcaatttaattattaagtcgattataattataattattattaaagaagCTAAAACTGAATTGGTGAGTAAGGTAttaggatttttatattaattctttttttctattattattgaataataatatatttggaTAAAATCCAGGGTGCAATAAAATATATAGTATTGATGTAAATCAAATtaagagaagaagaaaaacgcTGTGAATATTCGCTGAGCgtctagaaaaaaaaagtaaaatcttatttttaacttaaaaaaaagtaacgtgccatttatttagaaaacaaaattatgaataaataatcattttttatcattatttagactaaattttattttggggttcttaaaaaaatattcctaaaGAAGACATTtcacttaatattaaaaaaaaaattatgtcaacaaatttaaaaattggcagTTTATATCTGtgataaaaacaagcaaaagaaaaatataaccgTTTGGGAACTTTGGCACATGAAATTTGTCTGCGTATTGGATTGAGAGGAATAAATGTGTTTGTGTTATGTATGATAATGgtagttaaattattattcgtttcaaattaagaataaaataactaTATTACACAATGATGGCTGGCTGAATAAATTAACTACATAGAAATAAAGAGAATGGTAACGcactcataaaatattttaattttctaaataaagatTCCAATAGATCAAATAGAAAGGATCTAATgtaatattacttttttatttcactttttactttaaatcaatttttgggaaatgtgttttaaaattgaaaaaccgtGGAATAGGTGGAACTTTTGATTATGTGGGCAGTAAAAATAATCTCTTACTTGTTGAATTTCTCTAAAATGCTTTAGGAACCACTCAGTATCATCCAGTGGCCAATTTTATTCACATTACCCAATTAAATCCTGAACATTTTAATcccttttgaataaaataaacaccCACCGAATAAGTGTTACATAAATGTGCAATTTATTCATATTATGTATTTCAACAATCTTACCCACCAAATGTACCagtttgcaataaaaataattttaataaatacttttgtttcctttttgtaataaaaattaaataaattagttataaAAATGCAAGAGACTTTAAGGCTTTATTCGAAATCGGTTGTTACAcccaattataaataaattaaaagaactattaaataataatgatttgTATCAGTAGCATTAAAAATATCCTCGCACGTCACAAAAACAATGTATTGCTtagtttattatataataataatataaacaaaattaatcaaacaatTCCTACCTAAATAACTTTGAACAAAAACAAGAGCAAATCGTTTTGCAATTgcaattaaaaacatttgaattttgaattacaTACATAACCAAatcgtaaaatataaaaatcaaaaaatgtaattaaaacaagtttatGTCAATTGCTAGTTTGTTAGAAGGTTCCTGTAGCATTGCTCTTAAAAAGAAACAGCTTAACAATATGATAAACTACGCGGTGACATGTATAATAACAGGTTAAAAtagtattataaaaataaagaaacaaattttttcttctattaacaactaaaaacaaaatttgtacatcACATGGGatgttaaattatatattgtttatatcGAAGTATAAGAACCATAAGTATTAAAAACAGTAGATTTAAcctcttattaatttttgttttattaaatacaaaaatatatatcaagTGTCATTTTTTAATGCACATCCATATAATTATtgataattaaacaaaaaagtattacaaaattattaattattagaaacaaaaaagaaatcatttttaataaataaaaacaaatctatgtgccataaatggtttaaaaatattataagcaTTTGCATTTgcttggaaaaataaaaattatactgctaataattttttttatttaatttttatttttacttaatagaaatacaaacataaattaaaatataaccaTTGTTTTCGtaaactaaattaataataatgatgatcACTTTTCTCGAAACAACTATTTTATTAGACAGACTGGAGAGATTTGACCACGAGTGCTGTTATAGAGGTGAGTTAAACAAAACTCCGTAAATCCAGAATCATTAACAGAAGAAATATAACGTAATACAGGGTTATTCAtgttgcggtttcaaaagtaaacgtaaataaaacacactacatcatttaaattaacCCACGCTagttgttgcaagcatcgattcttttgaggtactTTTcgagccataacttgacgaatgttgttGTTGAAGTGGTTTTTCTGTCAAACACGGTCTTCAGTATAGTCTCCAGAAAAAGTTCATcgggccagttgatatcgccaagACAAGAAATAAAGCGGACAGAAAATGCCTTTTTCAAGAAAGCCATATTTGCTCGAGttttgtggcatgtggcactgtCTTGTTAATCAACCACACagtctccaagtcgtattcttcaatagcgggcaaaaaaagtcggttatcatatgaccataccGCTCCGAATTGGTGGTGACattcgttccatcgtcgttttcgaagaattaaggTTCAATCACActtccggaccaaagagcgcaccaaacatggagttttgtggatgtaatgaccTCTCTTGAATTACATGATGTGGGTTTTCTAAGTGACTATTTTCGGAACatcaaattcaaacaatttgtttattaaaatactcaCGGAGTGAGAAATTTGCTTcttcgctgaagaaaattttgtaagaaaaatccaacgcttgttgttcaagcaccaaTTCAACGTATCTACGACGACGTTGTAAATGTTCAGTTGGCTTAAGTTGTTACACAGGTGTTACAATATCTGTACCCAATccagtcttaaaattttgccaATTTCGTGCGTAGTTGAACGATAGTAAACCATAAACtccagaatcaccatttttgtagtaggtttaaataatttgtatgcgttgtgcgatagttagttataaattttcgtaaatgtcaaactttcaactgacgaacaaaattggttaaacaacttagtttgacagatgtcccGTTTTACCCGTTATATCGTGTAGTTTTGGACCCAAAAagtacaaagttttaaaatggatgtctattttgaaaaattaattccacTATACTCCTAGTTAGAGACACAATAGAGAACGGACTTAATATCCCAAAAAGCGACCGGAAATTATCCTGCCTCATTATCTGAGTGTAAAAAGAAgacattaataataaataataacgtaaaattaacaaaaccacTGGAGGTTCGttaaactcaaaaataatttgtattcgcTAAAAAATCGTTTATGAAAAGTACACTCAATATTACTTTATATTGATTTCGGCTTTCCTTAAACTCACATAAGACAGAAATGTGGAAATGCAGCAATACAGACACAgttatgttttgttgttgtaaaataaaattctacttCTTTGAAAATATCTCATTAAAGTTAGGAATTTTCCGAGTAAATCATGTCGGGATTTTTCACAATCATTCAATTTGATCTTAGTTAGTTAGTAGTCAAAAGTGATGGCATAATAGTTGTCACCATTGTCATTTTGGTATGGACGGCTAGTCGATACTAATTCTCATACAAAACCCCCTTAAAAGTGGTTTCACCTCTTTAGCTATTCTTGCCCTCTTATGGGTTCAgtgga
It encodes:
- the LOC129940473 gene encoding adenylate cyclase, terminal-differentiation specific gives rise to the protein MNNLDHVKNYYPENYKMDLSETMKAALSKGPPLVSPASSTSVVTPGSGNNHVALAADAQHGTMQGVGYVTEKLYMLLQLYLQNKGWNPSVELLQCFSDLKDSAMLPSAAYLQILANRLTLDGQGRLILRENGKIVLPFEHFANAVMLKHMSGPHGLHLSVEATMRAVVESYTIGRDNFGMEKEFIVEVVQSCPSPACRYYKTHLPMPPIPFMEQPFASVSPEFLQHMPPPHSVGGEVDLSKGHNSAQKVPQSIAHISKQNLQTQINNHQHHQQQLQQQQQHQQQQQQQQHQQQQQQQQQQQQQQQQQQQQQQQQQQQQQQQQQQQITAAIIQQQNRVMAQQSLEKFSNLSSIEKQRVLQQLDKKHYEQNIPIPVPGGSVALQQAQGNNPHHIPSSSPHLPPPPSPSTISSHTDQNQKNIDVLRSNLESLESNKDLLALHNGAWGGQDVREGQTVGQEKIVRAFSELMKNMSRMKSYIRPSMCKPYGKQSESLQKTLLDTIQLVQSLRNCLPAPHIPVSSWKSEDRHRKDPEGVRVESN